Sequence from the Romeriopsis navalis LEGE 11480 genome:
TCCCCTCGCACTGCTCGAAGACTCCGGCGTGATGCTGACCGATTGCCTTCATAATGCCCAACGCAACTTGCTGGAATGGCGCTATCTCACCCAAATTAAACGGGTCACTGCCGCGGAAACCGTGGCCCGCAGTACGTATCAAATCACGATCGAGCTCGTCCGCCGCTGGCTGATCCGGCGACATGGGATCAAGCAGGAAATTTGGGAATTACAAGAGCTGGAACCCGACGTCAAACCCGACTACGAAAATGGCCGGGAATTGCGGCAGCAACGCTCGTTCTATCAAGCTATCCTCGCGTATGAAAAAGTGCTGCTGAGTAATCCGAACCACATCAGCGCCCTGTTTGAGCTCGCCGAATGTTTACTCGCGACTCAGGCCTACAGCCGGGCGATCGAGCTATTTGAACGCGCCTACCAAGTGGATCTACTCCGCGCCCTCGACGGCTTGGTCCGAGCACACCTCGGCTATGCCAAAATCCTCATCGATCGCGACCAACTCGTCGAAGCCGAGCAATCCCTCGACACGGTCGAAAACCTCAATTCACAGCCCGAGGTCACGGCAAAATTACGCCAGACAATTCAAGCCAAACGGGCGACGCCAAAACGCCATGAGAAATCCTGGGGAAGATTTATCACCGATTTACGCTGGAATCTGCTTGGCGGGAATCCCAAATCGACAGAAAACCCCGATCAAGAGTCCCGCGATTCTGATCACCCCAGCTAAAGCACGGCAGCATTCCCCAACACCTCCACCCCACAAAGCCCGACACAGCAGGGGGCACAGGGGTAATTCGCCACCCGGAAAATTGCCAAACCGACCAATAAACACACTAAGTATTTATACTGGTATTAATACTTACGCAAATTGGAATTTTGCTTGCCAAAGCTGGCTCAGATGGATTATTCTGGGTACTGTTGTTAAGTCGGTTCGAAGCTTTCTGTTGCCCAATCTGAGTTTTTTTGATTTTGTGATAGGCGCTCCGAGATTGACTTGTTTCTCGTTTTTTGATTTTGGAGCGGTCTATGTCGATTTATGTGGGTAATCTTGCTTACTCCATTGCAGAAGCAGATTTGTCGGACACTTTCGGTGAATATGGCACGGTGAAGCGTGTTCAGGTACCTACCGATCGTGAAACCGGAAAACCCCGCGGATTTGCCTTTGTGGAAATGAGCAGCGACGCAGAAGAGGATGCTGCAATTGAAGCCTTGAATGGCGCTGAGTGGATGGGTCGCGACATGCGTGTGAACAAAGCGCGTCCCAAGGAAGATCGCGGCGGTCGTAGTGGCGGTGGCGGTGGCTGGGGTAACCGGAACCGTTACTAATTGAAATTTGTTTGATTACCCCTAGGCTGAAAATTCAGCGTAGGGGTTCGCCGTCTTTATTGTTTAATGTATTGGACGGCATTTTGATGTGTTTAACTTTAGGAGGTAGAGCTAAGTGGCTCAAGTAGTTATTCGTGAGAATGAAGGAATCGAATCGGCAATTCGTCGATTTAAGCGTGAAGTTTCTCGCGCCGGCATTCTTCAGGACGTGCGTAAAAATCGGCATTTCGAAACCCCCTTGGAGAAGGCACGCCGTAAAGCCAGCAACCGCCGCCGCATGCGTCGCTAAGTGCAAACCGTATCGCTGGGCCAAAACGATCGAATTTACGATTGGCTCTGCATTGATCTCTTGAGTTGCAGTGACAGTGTTATCGCTCGTGTTGCCATAAACATTGTCATTGCGAACCAGAGAATTTGGACATTTTGAAGTTTCCAGCCCAGCAGCGCCATTGGCATAAAACCCAAGAACGCCGCAATCAGGGTCGAATTCCGCAAGACACGGCCCGCTGAACGGCCGAGGAAATAGCCATCCAACACGTAGGCAATGGCCCCAAATCCCAGAATCGGGAACAGCCAAAGTGCATAGTCTGATGATTGCTCAATCAAAGATTGGTGACTTGTGAGCAGTCGGAATAGATATCCGGATTGCAGATTGAACAGACCGGCGCAGACTAAGCCTGTGGTTACTCCCAGCATCAGAGCACCTCGCAACAGACGTTTTAGCTGCGGTTCATCGTTCCGACCATACAATTGGCCGGAACAGGTTTCTGTAGCGTAGGCAAAGCCATCAATGAAGTAAGCCGTCACTGCGATCACTTGCAAGAGCAATGTGTTCAGGGCCAAGGCTTCCGCACTAATCGCTGAGCTGATGTTAGAAAACATCGCAAACGCTGACAGTAAAGCGAACGTTCGGACGAAGATGTCACGATTTAGCACAAAGATGGCACGCAGTTTTTGGGGTTGCCAGAGTTGGCCGATGAGGGCACGCCAATTTGCCCCCTGAAATTGTGCAATTAACATTGCCATCCCCAACAAGAGCATCAGATATTGACTCGCAGCCGTCGCGTATCCGGCGCCAGCACTCGCCCAACCCAACCGCACAATCAGCCAATAGTTCAGTGCGACATTGGTTCCATTGCTGACGATCGACAACAGCAATACCCGGGCACTCTCCCCCTTCCCCAACAACCAACCCAGAACAACATAATTTAGTAGGGTTGCCGGTGCCCCCCAGACCATCGCTTGAAAATATGCGAGGCCAGCGGCTTTCACTGGCGCTGTCGCACTTAACAGCGAAAATCCCAGCCATTGCAGCGGCTGCTGGAAACCTAGAATCAGTAAGCCCAAAGTCAACGCAATTGCCAGGTTCCGCCACAAAATCAGCGACACTTCTGCTTGATCTTGCTGACCAACCGCTTGGGCCGTCATCCCAGTTGTCCCCATGCGCAGAAAGCCCAAAGACCAATACAGGTAATTGAAAACGATCGTCGCTAATGCCACCCCGGCCAAATGCTGAATCTGGGCTAGATGTCCCAGGAATGCCACATCAAGTAAACCCGCTAACGGCACCATCAAATTCGATAAGGCGTTAACTGCCGCTAACCGCAGAAAGTAACTGAATGAGTTTTGGGGCATGGTGCTTGCTCAACTAACCTCAGCCAACTCAAAACGCCATCGGCACCAACCGCCAAAAAACGGATGCAACATGGTCAAGTGGCACGATCGGATCACGGGGAAGTCGCCATATTTTTTTAATGCACTCGTTTGAGGAAAATTAATTTTTGTGATCTAATTTCATCGCAAAAATATCGATCATTTCACTCAACCCAATACAGGCTAGGGTTTTAGCAATCTCATAATCCGCAGTGGATAAACACCGTAGCGTAATTTTCCTCTCACCAGCCTAGACAAGCACCCAAGGGACTTAGTTAGAATAGTTACACCGAAAACGTTTATGGATGTTCTTCCCGGAATGAGCGCTGAAGCCTTTTACCAATCTTCATCCTGTCCATTGTGCTGCAACGTCGCCCAAACAGCACTCGATCGGATCAATGGGCGGCTAGTCTGCCCCTGCTGCAATGCCAGCTTAGTCGTCAGCGGCAATGGCCAGTTTGTGCGCGACCCCTTTACCCGGGAACAGTTAATTAGCATCCAACAACTGCGACGCCAGAGTCGACCACTCGCACGCCTATTGCGCGATATGCAGACACCGCTCCGAACATTATTGGGGGGCGTCGCAATTGTGGCAATCGGGGGCCTCGCTTGGGCGAATTTTGTGGGTGAACCACCAACGTTTAACCCCGGTGGCGAGCCAAAGATCGAACGGTCCAACTAAAACCAAACCGCTCGAATGATCGATTGGGCCATCCGGTACCACTTTTCAGACAGGGCCCGAACCGAGTCAATTACGGCGAAAAAATCCGCGATCGACTGGAAAATTTGGTCAACTTCTTTGTAAAATTCTGAAACAAGGATTTGAGCATTCACTCTCACTATTGTTTCGTTTTCGTTACAAAATCCTTGTTTGAGTTATCAAATTGTTTCAGGTTGCATTGATCTAGTATTACAGCGACCGGCAATCTGATAGAAATCTAACGTATGAGCATAAAAGCCTACGATCGCGCGACACCCAATCAGATTTCGGTTTCAGAGCATTAATTCATAACCGCATTTGAATTTGGATTCGTTACTGCACAACGAATCTTTTTTGGTTTGTCCGCATCTAGCTAGAGTCTCATCGGATTTTCTGCCGACCAAGAGAGCACGCATTGATAGGAGTCTTGACCGCATGTTCACTTATACCAAGCCATCGATCCGCCACATTCAGCCCGATGATTTAAATGGGCGCTCCCTTGTGAAGGTGGTGTACGTGGTTCTGGAACCGCAATATCAGAGTGCGCTTTCGGCTGCCGTCCGTAAAATCAACCGGCAACACCCCAAAATCGCGGTGGAAGTAAGCGGCTACCTCATTGAGGAGTTGCGCGACAACACCAACTATGAAGAATTTAAGCGCGATGTGGCCGAAGCCAATATCTTCATTGCCTCACTCATCTTCTTAGAAGACTTGGCCGACAAAATTGTTGAGGCCGTGGCTCCAGTCAAGGATAAGCTCGATGTTTCCGTCGTTTTCCCATCCATGCCACAGGTGATGCGCCTGAATAAGATGGGCAGCTTTTCTCTGGCGCAGATCGGCCAATCCAAGAGCGTGATTGGCAACTTCATGAAGAAGCGCAAGCAGAAGTCCGGCGCTGGCTTTGAAGATGCCATGTTGAAGCTATTGCGCACGTTGCCCACGGTGCTGAAGTATTTGCCCGTTGAGAAAGCCCAGGATGCCCGCAACTTCATGCTGAGCTTCCAATATTGGTTAGGTGGCAACGAGGACAACCTGGAAAATTTCATCCTGATGTTGGCCGATAAGTATGTTTTTGCGACGGAGAAGGGCGAAGAGAAAGATGCGGATGCGCCGATCTTTGAATATGTTGAGCCGGTGACTTATCCCGATATCGGCATCTGGCACCCGATGGCACCTTGCATGTATGAGGATGCCAAGGAGTATTTCAACTGGTATGCCTCCCGGAAAGACCTACCCGAGCCGATGCGCCAAGGCAATTGTCCAACGATCGGGCTGGTCATGCAGCGGACACACGTCGTCACTGGTGATGATGCCCACTACGTTTCAGTGGTGTCAGAATTTGAGGCCCGTGGAGCCCGCGTCATCCCCGTATTTGCGGGCGGTTTGGACTTCTCCCGACCGGTCAACGAATACTTCTATGAGCCGATCGAGAAGCAAGAAGCGATCGTCGATGCGGTTGTATCCCTGACGGGCTTCGCCCTGGTCGGTGGCCCCGCCAAGCAAGACCATCCGAAAGCCGTCGATTCACTGAAGCGCTTGAATCGGCCTTACATGGTGGCGCTACCGCTCGTGTTCCAAACCACTGAAGAATGGCAAGAAAGTGACTTGGGTCTACACCCCGTACAAGTCGCTTTGCAAATTGCGCTGCCAGAATTGGATGGGGCGATCGAGCCAATCATCATGTCCGGTCGCGATGGCTCCACGGGTAAATCCATTACCCTGCAAGACCGAGTTGAAACGTTGGCCGAGCGCGCGCTCAAGTGGGCCAATCTGCGCCGCAAGCCTAAGGCTGAGAAAAAAGTTGCGATTACCGTCTTCAGCTTCCCACCGGATAAAGGCAATGTCGGAACAGCTGCATACCTCGATGTGTTTGGCTCCATCTACAAAGCCCTCGAAGGGTTGCGTGAAGATGGCTACAGCATCGGTGATCTACCCGAAGATTCCCACGCTTTGATGCTGGAAGTGCTGCATGATGCTGAAGCCCAGTACAACAGCCCTGAGCTGAATATTGCCTACCGGATGCCGGTGCCAGAGTATGAAAAGCTCACGCCCTACCATGAGCGCCTACATGAATCCTGGGGTCCCGCACCGGGCAACTTGAATACTGACGGTCAGAATATGCTGATCTTTGGTAAGCATTTCGGCAATGTCTTTATCGGCGTACAGCCGACCTTTGGCTATGAAGGCGACCCCATGCGGTTGTTGTTTAGCCGCAGCGCGAGCCCACACCACGGGTTTGCAGCTTACTACACTTACCTGGAGCGGGTATGGGGCGCAGATGCCGTCCTGCACTTCGGTACCCACGGGTCCCTGGAATTTATGCCTGGTAAGCAAATGGGCATGTCCGACACCTGCTATCCCGATAGCTTGATCGGCTCGATTCCGAACCTCTACTACTACGCGGCGAACAATCCTTCGGAAGCCACCATCGCCAAGCGCCGTAGCTATGCCGAAACGATTTCTTATCTGACACCACCTGCGGAGAACGCCGGTCTGTACAAAGGGCTGAAGGAACTGGGCGAATTGATCGCGTCCTACCAAAGCATGAAAGATACTGCTCGGGGTATCCAGATCGTTGACTCGATCATGGACCAAGCGCGGATTTGCAATCTGGATAAGGACGTTGTGCTACCGGAAACGGGTGCTGCTGAACTGAGCCAAGATGAGCGTGACAATATCGTCGGCAAGATCTACATCAAGATTATGGAGATCGAGTCGCGTTTGCTGCCTTGCGGTCTCCATACGATCGGCAAGCCCCCAACCGCCGAAGAAGCGATCGCCACACTGGTGAATATCGCTAGTTTGGACCGCGAAGAAGAAGAAATCATGAGCTTGAACCGCGTGATCGCCGATAGCGTGGGCCGTGACATCGACGAAATCTTCCAAAATAGCGATCGGGGTGTCTTAGATGATGTCCAGTTGCTCAATGATGTCCAACAGGCAACACGGGAAGCCGTGACCGCCATGGTACGGGCGCAGCAAGATGAAGAAGGCCGCGTCTCCAGCACATCAATGTTAGGCAACTTGTTTGACCGCTTTACGGGTCCCAAGCAAGAGCCTTGGATTAAGGCACTGCATGACTTGGGCTACACGAATGTGGAAGCCGAAACCGTCCAACCGCTGTTCGAGTTCTTGCAGTTCTGCCTGAAGCAGGTGGTTGCGGATAACGAATTGGGCGGTCTGCTGACGGGGCTGAACGGTGAGTATATCAATCCCGGCCCCGGTGGCGACCCGATCCGGAACCCGGATGTCTTGCCCACTGGGAAAAACATCCATGCCCTTGACCCGCAGTCGATTCCGACAACGGCCGCAGTCCAATCAGCAAAAGTTGTGGTCGATCGTCTCATCGCCCGTCAGCAAGCGGATAACGATGGCGCCTACCCAGAAACCATCGCCTGCGTACTATGGGGCACCGACAACATCAAGACCTACGGCGAATCCTTGGCTCAAATTCTTTGGATGGTGGGTGTGAAGCCACTACCGGATACCTTTGGCCGGGTAAATAAGCTGGAGCTGATTCCCCTCGAGGAACTCGGTCGTCCGCGCATCGACGTTGTTGTCAACTGTTCCGGGGTCTTCCGTGACCTATTTATTAACCAAATGGCCCTACTGGACCGCGCGGTGAAGATGGCAGCGGAAGCGGATGAGCCGGTGGAAATGAACTATGTTCGGAAGCATGCGATCGCCCAAGCAGAAGAACTCGGCGTGAATATCCGCGAAGCCGCCACCCGGATCTTCTCAAATGCTTCTGGTTCGTACTCTTCCAACATCAACTTGGCGGTTGAGAATGGCACATGGGAGAACGAAGCCGAGCTACAGGATATGTACCTGGCACGCAAGGGCTTTGCCTTTGACGCCGACAATCCAGGCACAATGCAGCAGAATGAGAAGCTGTTCCGGGCTTCCCTCAAGACCGCCGATGTGACCTTCCAGAATTTGGATTCTTCCGAGATTTCCTTAACGGATGTGTCGCACTACTACGACTCTGACCCGACCAAGATTGTGTCGCGCCTGCGAGATGACGGCAAAGCGCCGACGTCCTTTATGGCCGATACCACCACGGCCAATGCACAGATTCGTACCCTATCGGAAACCGTTCGCTTGGATTCCCGCACCAAGATGCTGAATCCGAAGTGGTACGAAGGTATGTTGTCCCACGGCTACGAAGGGGTGCGGGAGCTATCGAAGCGCCTGGTCAACACCATGGGCTGGTCGGCAACAGCCGATGCCGTGGATAACTGGGTCTACGAAGATGCAAACAGCACCTTCATCAAGGACAAGGAAATGCAGCAACGCCTGCTGGACCTCAACCCCAACTCCTTCCGCAAGATGGTGACGACATTACTCGAAGCCAACGGTCGAGGCTACTGGGATACAGATGAAGAGAACCTCGATCGGCTGCGTGAGCTGTATCAAGAAGTAGAAGACAAGATTGAAGGCGTTGAATAAATCGCCCAATTAAGTCACGCAAAAAACGCGCCGATTGATCGGCGCGTTTTTTATGTCATTCAGGTACTGATAAAAAATCGAAAGCGCATCAGCACTTAAAAATTTCTAACGATTGGCCATCGCCTTCTGAAATGCCGGGCGCGAGGCACAGCGCTGCATATATTCCATCACCTTGGGATAGTCACTCAGATCAAGCTTCAGCATCATCGGAATATAG
This genomic interval carries:
- a CDS encoding magnesium chelatase subunit H, coding for MFTYTKPSIRHIQPDDLNGRSLVKVVYVVLEPQYQSALSAAVRKINRQHPKIAVEVSGYLIEELRDNTNYEEFKRDVAEANIFIASLIFLEDLADKIVEAVAPVKDKLDVSVVFPSMPQVMRLNKMGSFSLAQIGQSKSVIGNFMKKRKQKSGAGFEDAMLKLLRTLPTVLKYLPVEKAQDARNFMLSFQYWLGGNEDNLENFILMLADKYVFATEKGEEKDADAPIFEYVEPVTYPDIGIWHPMAPCMYEDAKEYFNWYASRKDLPEPMRQGNCPTIGLVMQRTHVVTGDDAHYVSVVSEFEARGARVIPVFAGGLDFSRPVNEYFYEPIEKQEAIVDAVVSLTGFALVGGPAKQDHPKAVDSLKRLNRPYMVALPLVFQTTEEWQESDLGLHPVQVALQIALPELDGAIEPIIMSGRDGSTGKSITLQDRVETLAERALKWANLRRKPKAEKKVAITVFSFPPDKGNVGTAAYLDVFGSIYKALEGLREDGYSIGDLPEDSHALMLEVLHDAEAQYNSPELNIAYRMPVPEYEKLTPYHERLHESWGPAPGNLNTDGQNMLIFGKHFGNVFIGVQPTFGYEGDPMRLLFSRSASPHHGFAAYYTYLERVWGADAVLHFGTHGSLEFMPGKQMGMSDTCYPDSLIGSIPNLYYYAANNPSEATIAKRRSYAETISYLTPPAENAGLYKGLKELGELIASYQSMKDTARGIQIVDSIMDQARICNLDKDVVLPETGAAELSQDERDNIVGKIYIKIMEIESRLLPCGLHTIGKPPTAEEAIATLVNIASLDREEEEIMSLNRVIADSVGRDIDEIFQNSDRGVLDDVQLLNDVQQATREAVTAMVRAQQDEEGRVSSTSMLGNLFDRFTGPKQEPWIKALHDLGYTNVEAETVQPLFEFLQFCLKQVVADNELGGLLTGLNGEYINPGPGGDPIRNPDVLPTGKNIHALDPQSIPTTAAVQSAKVVVDRLIARQQADNDGAYPETIACVLWGTDNIKTYGESLAQILWMVGVKPLPDTFGRVNKLELIPLEELGRPRIDVVVNCSGVFRDLFINQMALLDRAVKMAAEADEPVEMNYVRKHAIAQAEELGVNIREAATRIFSNASGSYSSNINLAVENGTWENEAELQDMYLARKGFAFDADNPGTMQQNEKLFRASLKTADVTFQNLDSSEISLTDVSHYYDSDPTKIVSRLRDDGKAPTSFMADTTTANAQIRTLSETVRLDSRTKMLNPKWYEGMLSHGYEGVRELSKRLVNTMGWSATADAVDNWVYEDANSTFIKDKEMQQRLLDLNPNSFRKMVTTLLEANGRGYWDTDEENLDRLRELYQEVEDKIEGVE
- the rpsU gene encoding 30S ribosomal protein S21, with translation MAQVVIRENEGIESAIRRFKREVSRAGILQDVRKNRHFETPLEKARRKASNRRRMRR
- a CDS encoding MATE family efflux transporter, yielding MPQNSFSYFLRLAAVNALSNLMVPLAGLLDVAFLGHLAQIQHLAGVALATIVFNYLYWSLGFLRMGTTGMTAQAVGQQDQAEVSLILWRNLAIALTLGLLILGFQQPLQWLGFSLLSATAPVKAAGLAYFQAMVWGAPATLLNYVVLGWLLGKGESARVLLLSIVSNGTNVALNYWLIVRLGWASAGAGYATAASQYLMLLLGMAMLIAQFQGANWRALIGQLWQPQKLRAIFVLNRDIFVRTFALLSAFAMFSNISSAISAEALALNTLLLQVIAVTAYFIDGFAYATETCSGQLYGRNDEPQLKRLLRGALMLGVTTGLVCAGLFNLQSGYLFRLLTSHQSLIEQSSDYALWLFPILGFGAIAYVLDGYFLGRSAGRVLRNSTLIAAFLGFMPMALLGWKLQNVQILWFAMTMFMATRAITLSLQLKRSMQSQS
- a CDS encoding RNA recognition motif domain-containing protein produces the protein MSIYVGNLAYSIAEADLSDTFGEYGTVKRVQVPTDRETGKPRGFAFVEMSSDAEEDAAIEALNGAEWMGRDMRVNKARPKEDRGGRSGGGGGWGNRNRY